From one Oscillospiraceae bacterium genomic stretch:
- a CDS encoding S41 family peptidase has protein sequence MKKRMLGFIAAAMALVLLFSAGCETTTIQALPATQFDTDNELTVEQMRQDLDYLEQWLDYNHIDAWHRISRDDFHAEIEALEEKLDGMTRTQFEYEIVRLAALIGDAHTSAALESIYKGYRREISYEVKSFDDGWYIVRTDIDHKECLGWRIDKINGFNREQITEKLKPYISTETESWMQYKLSSSINNWDILYLCGVVNTETVTLTLSKDGKTKKVQYTAKPHLDIYNLTYVTLSTMDGYTEIETGINNEYYRYIEYDDLLFVQYNVCKNSTTYNMTNFVSKLEVKQAEKNYRNLVIDLRYNTGGSSNVIDPLCEFADDFVKSGGNLYVLIGEMTFSSGVWAVISLSAYNPVFIGKPTGGGINHYGSVDATVRLDNSGVYIGCSTKWFQILADSEIASGMPDIVAEHTFGDYFNGVDPELAVVRKLISGETETPSPQTFELFSGKRAESWAESFDFEKYPWANSMDGGFFGYLGTKCVSKWIDSRYKSDDYPGMMPAVFAQDFDLTPEELVAVMRFDTHRRASYGGTTDYYTEEDIKAALIFAFGSDEFDEAKVPDLEFNLSYVEFWSVYGTDPVENMEALGATVENAIPWSFITETGIRSYLAWVSGLSDKNEYTLQNFLEYTELSIVAYDDIFNTLKKGTSLTLYGDEKIAEIRTEVYGY, from the coding sequence ATGAAAAAGAGAATGTTGGGTTTTATTGCGGCAGCGATGGCACTGGTATTGCTGTTTTCCGCGGGATGTGAAACAACGACAATCCAAGCACTGCCGGCAACACAGTTTGACACGGATAATGAACTGACCGTTGAACAGATGAGACAGGATCTCGACTATCTTGAGCAATGGCTTGATTATAATCATATCGATGCCTGGCACCGTATTTCAAGAGACGATTTTCATGCTGAGATTGAAGCACTTGAAGAAAAACTCGATGGTATGACGCGTACACAGTTTGAATATGAAATCGTAAGACTGGCGGCTTTGATCGGCGATGCCCACACTTCAGCAGCCCTTGAGAGTATATACAAAGGTTACCGCCGGGAGATCTCCTATGAAGTCAAGAGCTTCGACGACGGATGGTATATTGTAAGAACCGATATCGATCATAAAGAGTGCCTCGGCTGGAGAATCGATAAAATCAATGGGTTTAACAGAGAACAGATCACCGAGAAGCTAAAACCTTATATCTCAACCGAGACCGAGTCTTGGATGCAATATAAGCTATCTTCTAGTATTAACAACTGGGATATTCTATATTTGTGCGGCGTCGTCAATACCGAAACGGTCACATTGACGCTGTCAAAGGACGGAAAAACAAAAAAGGTGCAATATACCGCAAAGCCCCATCTCGATATTTACAATCTGACTTATGTCACTTTGTCAACGATGGACGGATATACGGAGATCGAGACCGGGATCAACAATGAATATTATCGGTATATCGAATACGACGACCTGCTGTTTGTGCAGTATAACGTCTGTAAAAACAGTACGACATACAATATGACAAATTTCGTTTCTAAATTGGAAGTAAAACAAGCAGAAAAAAATTATCGGAATCTTGTTATCGACCTGCGTTATAACACCGGCGGAAGTTCCAACGTCATTGATCCGCTGTGCGAATTTGCCGATGATTTTGTGAAGTCTGGCGGAAACTTGTATGTGCTCATCGGTGAGATGACCTTCTCATCGGGCGTATGGGCTGTAATCTCCCTGTCTGCATATAATCCCGTGTTTATCGGAAAACCAACCGGCGGCGGAATCAATCATTACGGCAGTGTGGACGCAACCGTGAGACTTGATAACAGCGGTGTATACATCGGGTGCTCGACCAAGTGGTTTCAGATTCTGGCAGATTCCGAAATTGCATCCGGGATGCCCGATATCGTTGCCGAACATACCTTCGGGGATTATTTCAACGGTGTCGATCCTGAACTTGCGGTTGTCAGAAAATTGATTTCCGGTGAGACCGAAACCCCTTCGCCGCAGACGTTTGAGTTGTTCAGCGGAAAGAGAGCCGAGAGTTGGGCTGAAAGCTTTGATTTTGAGAAATACCCTTGGGCTAACAGCATGGACGGCGGATTTTTCGGTTATCTTGGCACAAAGTGCGTATCGAAATGGATTGATTCTCGATATAAAAGTGACGATTATCCCGGTATGATGCCTGCGGTCTTTGCACAGGATTTTGATCTGACGCCCGAAGAACTCGTGGCAGTTATGCGGTTTGACACCCATCGTCGGGCGAGTTACGGCGGTACAACGGATTACTATACCGAAGAGGATATCAAAGCTGCGCTGATTTTTGCTTTCGGTAGTGATGAATTTGACGAAGCAAAAGTACCCGACCTCGAATTCAATCTCTCCTATGTTGAATTTTGGTCGGTTTACGGAACCGATCCGGTTGAGAATATGGAGGCGCTTGGGGCGACTGTTGAAAATGCGATTCCGTGGAGTTTTATCACCGAGACCGGAATCAGGAGTTATCTGGCATGGGTAAGCGGACTCTCAGATAAAAACGAATATACATTACAGAATTTCCTGGAATACACCGAGCTTTCCATCGTGGCTTACGACGATATTTTTAATACGTTGAAAAAAGGGACGTCATTGACTTTGTACGGTGATGAAAAAATCGCAGAAATTCGTACCGAGGTTTACGGGTATTGA
- a CDS encoding sulfotransferase family 2 domain-containing protein: MGKLRKKIGAFLERWGLVSLGYTFFNEIKYLIRFGSSYPTRYLDIPEKKLTFISIPKTACSSIKASIVNRDFKDDNSVHRAALGLHRNFNPRSDYFRFSFVRNPFDRLVSCYASKYHHDAEMGNKHLAFDFYMLHFLSKDRGFERFVKMVCLIPKRLAEEHFRPQFASLYRHGKCIADFVGKFENLEADYEPIRQKYGFAPLKHYNQSGKGNWMDYYTPKTAKMVYRKYRKDFETFGYQDEYTKLLSYLAQKEKGTI, encoded by the coding sequence ATGGGGAAACTTCGTAAAAAAATCGGCGCTTTTCTGGAGCGCTGGGGACTTGTTTCACTGGGCTACACCTTTTTCAACGAGATAAAATATCTGATCCGATTCGGCTCTTCATATCCGACGCGATATCTTGATATACCGGAGAAGAAACTGACCTTTATTTCCATACCCAAAACCGCTTGTTCTTCTATAAAGGCAAGCATTGTAAACCGTGATTTCAAAGACGACAATTCGGTACACCGAGCCGCACTTGGACTTCACAGGAATTTTAATCCGCGCTCGGACTATTTTCGTTTTTCATTTGTTCGAAATCCGTTTGATCGGTTGGTTTCCTGCTATGCAAGCAAATACCATCATGATGCAGAAATGGGCAATAAACATCTTGCCTTCGATTTTTATATGCTCCACTTTTTATCGAAAGACAGAGGATTCGAACGATTTGTCAAAATGGTCTGTTTGATTCCGAAGCGCCTGGCGGAAGAACACTTTCGTCCGCAATTTGCGTCTTTATATCGCCATGGCAAATGCATCGCGGACTTTGTAGGTAAATTTGAAAACCTCGAAGCCGATTATGAGCCGATCCGCCAAAAATACGGTTTTGCCCCGTTGAAGCATTATAACCAAAGCGGTAAAGGCAACTGGATGGATTATTACACACCAAAGACCGCGAAAATGGTCTACCGCAAATACCGAAAAGATTTTGAGACCTTCGGGTATCAAGACGAATATACGAAACTGCTCTCATACCTCGCGCAAAAAGAAAAAGGAACGATCTGA
- a CDS encoding sulfotransferase family 2 domain-containing protein, translating into MGIYREKVVPFFSQWDFMITIYLFAKGLFNLIKHGLFYPIGHIDMPEKEITYISVPKAACSSIKASMANRKFNDDYSVHSVLRDKYETANTHRKYFIFSFVRNPFDRLVSCYESKYHHDPKTTKSGKPQHLVYDYYLLGFLSKDKGFDHFVKRVCMIPKRFAEEHFRSQYLTLYRNGKCIADFVGKFENLETDYEPIRQKYGFSPLAHYNKTDKGNWMDYYTLKTAEMIYRKYRRDIETFGYQDEYEKLLKYLAAKEEKSV; encoded by the coding sequence ATGGGGATCTATCGTGAAAAAGTTGTGCCTTTCTTCTCGCAGTGGGATTTTATGATAACTATATACCTCTTTGCCAAGGGGCTGTTCAACCTGATAAAACACGGTCTCTTTTATCCGATCGGCCATATTGATATGCCCGAAAAAGAAATCACCTATATCTCCGTGCCGAAAGCTGCCTGTTCCTCGATTAAAGCCAGCATGGCCAACCGAAAATTCAATGACGATTATTCGGTTCATTCTGTATTGCGGGACAAATACGAAACGGCGAATACCCACCGGAAATATTTCATTTTTTCATTCGTCCGCAATCCTTTTGATCGATTGGTCTCCTGTTATGAGAGCAAATATCATCATGATCCTAAAACCACCAAATCCGGCAAACCGCAACATCTCGTCTACGACTACTACTTACTCGGATTCCTCTCAAAAGACAAAGGGTTCGATCATTTTGTAAAAAGGGTGTGTATGATTCCAAAACGCTTTGCGGAAGAGCATTTCCGTTCTCAATATCTGACCCTATATCGGAACGGAAAATGTATAGCGGATTTCGTAGGCAAATTCGAAAACCTCGAAACCGATTACGAACCGATCCGCCAAAAATACGGCTTCTCGCCTTTAGCGCATTACAACAAAACCGATAAAGGCAACTGGATGGATTATTACACACTCAAAACCGCAGAAATGATCTATCGCAAATACCGAAGGGATATAGAGACTTTCGGCTATCAAGATGAATATGAAAAACTTTTAAAATATCTTGCGGCAAAAGAAGAAAAATCAGTATAA
- a CDS encoding sulfotransferase family 2 domain-containing protein gives MGKLRKKVGAFLERWGLVSQSYTAINEIKNLVKFGFFHPPTYLEIPDKKVTYCIMPKVACSSIKASLYLQNFKDDYSVHREIPGEPKLLKDDPEYFKFSFVRNPFDRLVSCYESKYHRDVEIKMDVLDFRFYLLGSLAKDRGFNRFIKSVCIIPKRFANMHFRSQYLTIYRHGKCMMDFVGKFENLEIDYEPIRAKYGFDPLRHYNKSNRSNWMDYYTPKTAKMVYRKFKKDFEIFGYQDEYEKLLKYLAEKEQNIS, from the coding sequence ATGGGGAAACTTCGTAAAAAGGTCGGCGCTTTTCTCGAACGCTGGGGGCTTGTCTCGCAGAGTTATACCGCAATCAACGAAATCAAAAACCTAGTGAAGTTTGGATTTTTTCATCCCCCGACCTATCTGGAAATCCCGGATAAAAAAGTTACTTACTGTATTATGCCGAAAGTTGCCTGCTCCTCTATTAAGGCAAGCTTATATCTTCAAAATTTCAAAGACGATTATTCCGTTCATCGGGAGATACCCGGGGAACCAAAACTGTTAAAAGACGATCCCGAATATTTCAAATTCTCTTTTGTCCGCAATCCCTTTGACCGGCTGGTTTCCTGCTATGAAAGTAAATATCACCGTGATGTCGAAATCAAGATGGACGTCTTGGATTTTCGCTTCTATCTCCTTGGTTCACTCGCAAAAGACCGCGGGTTCAATCGGTTTATTAAATCCGTCTGCATCATTCCGAAAAGGTTCGCCAACATGCATTTCCGTTCTCAATACCTCACTATTTACCGTCATGGCAAATGCATGATGGATTTTGTCGGCAAATTCGAAAACCTCGAAATCGATTACGAACCGATCCGTGCGAAATATGGCTTTGATCCCTTAAGGCATTATAATAAGAGCAACAGAAGCAATTGGATGGATTATTACACGCCCAAAACCGCGAAAATGGTCTACCGTAAATTCAAAAAAGACTTTGAAATCTTCGGGTACCAAGATGAATATGAAAAACTTTTAAAATATCTCGCGGAAAAAGAGCAGAATATATCTTGA
- a CDS encoding sulfotransferase family 2 domain-containing protein, translating to MGTFRERIKRWDFAITAYVFMMSAIHLIRFGFVDPPEYIEVPEKQSAYINIPKAACSSFKASITNRNFPDDYSVHTAIGGKFRFPRLNSDYFVFSFVRNPFDRLASCYESKFHRDAAIKKPYLTYKHYLLGIISKDLGFEHFIKAICRIPGCLAEKHFRSQHSSLYRHGKCVADFIGKFENLETDYEPIRQKYGFAPLKHYNKTDKGNWMDYYTPKTAKMVYRKYRKDFETFGYQDEYEKLLKYLAAKEEKSVHPILNNT from the coding sequence ATGGGGACATTTCGGGAAAGGATTAAGCGTTGGGATTTTGCAATCACTGCATACGTCTTTATGATGTCGGCAATTCATTTGATTCGATTCGGCTTTGTCGATCCGCCCGAATATATTGAAGTTCCCGAAAAACAAAGCGCTTATATCAATATTCCGAAAGCGGCTTGTTCCTCTTTTAAAGCCAGTATTACCAACCGGAACTTTCCGGATGACTATTCGGTACACACGGCGATAGGCGGAAAATTTCGATTTCCCCGTCTGAATTCCGATTACTTTGTATTTTCATTTGTGCGCAACCCTTTTGATCGGTTGGCCTCTTGTTATGAAAGTAAATTTCACCGTGACGCAGCCATCAAAAAACCATATCTAACTTATAAGCACTACTTATTGGGCATTATTTCTAAAGATCTGGGATTTGAACACTTCATCAAAGCGATTTGCCGAATTCCGGGGTGTCTCGCTGAAAAACACTTTCGATCTCAGCATTCTTCCCTATACCGCCATGGCAAATGCGTTGCAGACTTCATAGGCAAATTCGAAAACCTCGAAACCGATTATGAACCGATTCGCCAAAAGTACGGCTTTGCCCCGTTGAAACATTACAACAAAACCGATAAAGGCAACTGGATGGATTATTACACGCCCAAAACCGCCAAAATGGTCTATCGCAAATACCGAAAAGATTTCGAAACTTTCGGTTATCAAGATGAATATGAAAAACTTTTAAAATATCTTGCAGCAAAAGAAGAAAAATCGGTACACCCAATTCTAAATAACACTTAA
- the rpsI gene encoding 30S ribosomal protein S9, with protein sequence MYDTVPYFYGTGRRKSSVARVRLYPGSGNITINDRTIDDYFGLDTLKLLVRQPLVLTETSAKFDIVCNVDGGGVSGQAGAIRHGISRALLKFDENLRLPLKKAGFLTRDPRMVERKKYGLKKARRAPQFSKR encoded by the coding sequence ATGTACGATACAGTTCCCTATTTCTACGGCACGGGCAGAAGAAAAAGCTCAGTCGCCAGAGTCCGCCTCTATCCGGGCAGCGGCAACATCACGATCAACGACCGCACCATCGACGACTATTTCGGCCTCGACACCCTCAAGCTGTTGGTGCGTCAGCCGCTGGTGCTGACCGAAACCTCCGCGAAGTTCGACATCGTCTGCAATGTCGACGGCGGCGGCGTCTCCGGTCAGGCGGGTGCCATCCGCCACGGCATTTCGCGCGCACTGCTGAAGTTTGACGAAAACCTCCGCCTGCCGCTGAAAAAAGCCGGGTTCCTCACACGTGACCCGAGAATGGTCGAGCGCAAGAAGTACGGTCTCAAAAAGGCCCGTCGCGCGCCGCAGTTCTCAAAGAGATAA
- the rplM gene encoding 50S ribosomal protein L13: MSTFMPKGNELAREWYVIDAAGKPLGRIAAQAAAVLRGKHKVIFTPHVDCGDNVIIVNAAKAVLTGNKAEKKYYQYHTGYIGHLKSIQYKTMMNNDPEKAMYLAIKRMLPANSIGRNSLSRLKVYAGAEHKHEAQKPKTLAYQD; encoded by the coding sequence ATGTCCACATTTATGCCAAAGGGCAACGAACTTGCCCGCGAGTGGTATGTGATAGATGCAGCCGGGAAACCGCTGGGCAGAATTGCGGCACAGGCTGCCGCTGTCCTGCGCGGAAAACACAAAGTCATCTTCACACCCCATGTCGACTGCGGCGACAATGTCATCATCGTCAACGCTGCCAAAGCGGTTCTGACCGGCAATAAAGCCGAGAAGAAGTATTATCAGTATCACACCGGCTATATCGGTCATCTCAAGTCCATCCAATACAAGACCATGATGAACAACGATCCCGAAAAAGCCATGTATCTGGCGATCAAGCGCATGTTGCCTGCCAATTCCATCGGCAGAAACAGCTTGTCCCGCCTGAAGGTCTATGCCGGCGCCGAGCACAAACACGAGGCTCAGAAGCCCAAGACCCTCGCGTATCAGGACTAA
- the rny gene encoding ribonuclease Y yields MKLFSAVIGALLDQQPVWAIVICVVVIVLAILVGYLISESKHKREEAKNAAALEAANMRIAESESKAGEIIRNANKEAAKLQNEALRNAESRKKEMMIEAKDEIFHLRSEADKELKERRKEVQFAEQRLLQKEEALDRKLENVDKKEESLNDRIKQAEAKNAEAEKLRQDQQKLLEEMSGYTAEQAKKYLLDMVDAELVHDKALRLKAYENNLKEESESAAKEILTTAIQRYAAEHVSEVTVSVVPLPNDEMKGRIIGREGRNIRTIETMTGVDLIIDDTPEAITISSFDPVRREIARQALEKLVCDGRIHPARIEEIVEKTRNEVEATIKEAGERAALSVGIHGINPDLVRVLGRLRYRTSYGQNALEHSTEVAFIAGLMAAEIGVDPVMARRAGLLHDIGKAIDHETEGSHVSIGAELARKYRENEIVINSIESHHGDVEPTGIISVLVAAADAVSAARPGARRENIQTYIKRLEQLENIANSFDGVEKSFAMQAGREIRIMVKPELVNDDTITVMAHDIVKRIEDEMDYPGQIKVHVIRENRAIEFAK; encoded by the coding sequence TTGAAACTGTTTAGTGCCGTAATCGGCGCATTGCTTGATCAACAGCCCGTTTGGGCGATTGTGATATGCGTAGTGGTAATTGTCCTGGCAATACTCGTCGGATATCTGATTTCCGAGAGTAAGCACAAGAGAGAAGAGGCCAAAAATGCCGCGGCCCTGGAAGCGGCTAATATGCGTATCGCCGAAAGTGAAAGCAAGGCGGGCGAGATCATCCGCAACGCCAACAAAGAGGCCGCGAAGTTGCAGAATGAAGCGCTTCGCAATGCCGAAAGCCGGAAAAAAGAAATGATGATCGAGGCTAAGGATGAGATTTTTCATCTTCGTTCCGAGGCTGACAAGGAACTCAAAGAACGCCGCAAGGAAGTTCAATTTGCCGAACAGCGGCTGCTTCAAAAGGAAGAGGCCCTCGATCGTAAGCTCGAGAACGTCGACAAAAAAGAAGAATCCCTCAACGACAGAATTAAGCAGGCCGAGGCCAAAAACGCCGAAGCCGAAAAGCTCCGCCAGGATCAGCAGAAGCTGCTTGAGGAAATGTCCGGCTACACCGCCGAACAAGCTAAGAAGTATCTGTTGGATATGGTGGACGCAGAACTTGTTCACGACAAAGCACTGCGGCTGAAAGCTTATGAAAACAATCTGAAAGAGGAGTCCGAATCCGCCGCCAAGGAGATTCTGACCACGGCCATTCAGCGTTATGCCGCAGAACACGTCTCCGAGGTTACGGTATCGGTTGTCCCGCTGCCGAACGACGAGATGAAAGGCCGCATCATCGGCCGCGAGGGTCGGAACATTCGTACCATCGAGACCATGACCGGCGTGGATCTGATCATTGACGACACGCCCGAGGCCATCACGATTTCATCCTTCGACCCGGTGCGCCGCGAAATTGCCCGTCAAGCCCTTGAAAAACTGGTCTGCGACGGACGTATCCACCCGGCACGCATCGAGGAGATTGTCGAAAAGACCCGCAACGAGGTCGAGGCCACGATCAAAGAGGCCGGCGAACGCGCCGCGCTCTCGGTCGGCATTCACGGCATCAACCCCGATCTGGTCAGAGTTCTCGGACGCCTGCGCTACCGCACAAGTTACGGGCAGAATGCGCTTGAACATTCCACAGAGGTCGCGTTTATCGCCGGACTCATGGCCGCCGAAATCGGCGTCGATCCGGTTATGGCACGCCGCGCGGGATTACTGCACGACATCGGCAAGGCCATCGACCACGAAACCGAGGGGTCGCATGTCTCCATCGGTGCGGAACTGGCCAGAAAATACCGTGAGAACGAGATCGTCATCAACTCGATCGAATCCCATCACGGCGACGTCGAGCCGACGGGCATCATCTCGGTGCTGGTTGCGGCAGCCGACGCGGTTTCCGCCGCAAGGCCGGGCGCAAGACGCGAAAACATCCAGACCTACATCAAGCGGCTTGAACAACTCGAGAATATCGCCAACAGCTTTGACGGCGTCGAGAAGTCCTTCGCCATGCAAGCCGGACGCGAGATCCGCATCATGGTCAAGCCCGAACTGGTCAACGACGACACCATCACCGTCATGGCGCACGACATCGTCAAACGCATCGAGGACGAGATGGATTATCCCGGCCAGATCAAGGTGCACGTCATCCGCGAAAACCGCGCGATCGAGTTCGCGAAGTAA